CCTTTCGTACATAGAAATGGTATTTTTTTTAAATAAAACTTTCAGGAAGTTTTTGATCTACATTTCTATTTTTTCCAATCTTAACTACTTATTTTATTGATTAAGAAGCTGAAATCAGGCAGTTCTAAATTTCTACAAAATTGACTCTCAAATTTGTAAGAAAAAATATGAAACCGCTCAATAAAGTAGCAGCCGTTACCATCCTGTTCTGGCTGATGAAAATAACAGCAACCACATTAGGGGAAACCCTGGGAGATTTTATTTCCATGACACTCGGCCTGGGTTATACTGTAGGAATAGGAGTTACACTTTTGTTTTTCATCATCATTATTTCCGTACAGCTTAATGTAAAAAAATATATTCCCGTCATTTACTGGCTGGTCATTATAGGGACCACTACTTTAGGGACAGAAATTTCTGATTTTATAGACCGAACTCTGGAAACAGGCTATTTATTGGGTAGTTTAATTTTAGTAAGTGGTCTTTTGTTCACTCTTTTTTTATGGTACAAAAAATATAATAACCTGGAAGTATATCCGATTTTTGAAAAAAACAAGGAGATATTCTATTGGGTTGCCATTCTTTTCTCCAACAGCCTGGGAACAGCATTTGGTGATTTTCTGAGTGACAATTTAGGATACAGTTATTTAGCCGGAGCGGTGATTACGGGTCTTATTATCCTTATTGTTGTTTTCCTGCATTATTTCACAAAGATCAATCATGTTTTGCTCTTCTGGATTGCTTTTGTTTTTACAAGACCATTCGGAGCCACCTTTGGAGATTTTCTTACTAAACCTTTAGTGAAAGGAGGTTTGGAGCTCAGTACCTTATATGCTTCATTAGTTTCTTTGGCTTTATTATTCGTGATGATCATTATTTCGCACCAAAAACAACAGAAAGAAATACTTCATCAAAGCTAAAATTCAAAATTTCTTCTAAATCATCCCTGAATATTGTATAACAATTAAAGTTTAAAAAAATGAAAAAAATAGTATTTCTATTAACGATGACAGCACTGGCAGCTTTATTCAATGCCCAGAAAGTTCAGCAAAAAGAAGTGCCCGCATCAGTTCAGAAAAGTTTTCAGAAACAGTTTCCAACAGTAAAAGAGGTAAAATGGGAAAAGGAAAACGGGAATTATGAAGCAGGATTCAAATCAAAAGAAGCGGAAACTACTGTTGTAATAGATCCTTTTGGTAAAATTCTCGAAACCGAAAATGAGATTGGCATCAACGCTCTTTCTGTACCCATTAAAAGCTATCTGGCTAAAAACTATCCGCACCAAAAAATAAAAGAAGCTGCTAAAATAACGGACGCAAAAGGAGTGGTCACCTACGAAGCAGAAATGAAAGGCAAAGATCTGATTTTTGACAGTAAAGGAAATTTTTTAAGAGAAATAAAAAACTAAAATAATGAATAGGTTAAAGCTGCTATTTTTTTCGATTTCAATACTATTTTCTTCCGTTATCTGGGGACAGGTGACTAATGTGACTGTTTCCGGAATCGTTAAAAGCAAAACAGATCAGTCTTTTTTTACCTTATGTAAATATCATTGCTAAAACAGAAAAAGATAGCGTATTTGTATCCGGCACGATAACCAACGAAGAAGGTCGGTTTTCTTTGGTAGGAATCAAACCGGGTAACTATCAACTGGAATTTTCATTTTCAGGATTTCGGAAGCAGACTCAACCGTTTTTTGTGGGTAGCCATTCAGAATTTTTAGAAATTCCTCCGGTTGAACTTGAACAGATAAAAGAAGAAAAAGAAACAAAAATTGATGAGGTTACAATAACAGCCTCCAAAAAAAATGAACTCAGCAGCCAGCTTGATAAAAAGACCTATTCCCTTGCCGATAACATCAGCCAAAGCGGAGGTTCTGTGCTCCAAAGTATGCAAAACCTGCCCGGAATTACAGTGCAGGACAATAAAGTACAGCTGCGGGGTAATGATAAGGTGACGGTTCTGATCGATGGTAAACAAACTGCAATGACGGGTTTTGGAAGTCAGAGCGGACTGGATAATATTCCATCTTCAGCCATTGACAAAATTGAGATCATCAACAATCCGTCTTCAAAATATGACGCCAATGGTAACGCAGGGATCATCAATATTATCATGAAGAAAAACAAGCAGAACGGATGGAACGGAAAGATTGGTTTTACTTATGGTACAGGTTCTTATTGGGTAAGAAAAGAAAATCTTCCGACCATAAGACCTCAGTATACGGTCACTCCAAAAATCAATCCTTCAGTTTCGCTTAATTATAGAAAAGATAAGGTTAATATTTTTATGCAGGCTGATAATTTATATACAGAAACACTGAATAAAAATGAATTTGTTACCAGAACTTATGATGATGGAACAATCATTAATTCACAGTTAAAAAGAAATAGAAATACCAATTATCTCACCACAAAAGCAGGAGTGGACTGGAATATTGATGCTCAGAATACACTGACGGTTTCGGGACTTTACGGAAGTGAAAAGATTATTGACCGCGGAGATCAGCCGTTTTTTAATGGAGATCTTTCACAGCGTCTCCGTCTCTGGCAGTTTTTGGAAGACGAATTGAAAACCACGGTCATGGGAACCGCTTCTTATCAGCATAAATTCAAAGAAGCAGGACATGTATTGAATGTGGGATTCAATTATACCTTTCACCGGGAAGATGAGAAATATTTTTATGATAATTACCTACCGGCCTCAACGGGCACGGATGCTTTCAAACTCTTATCTGATGAGCAGGTGTATGATTTTAATGTTGATTACATAAAACCATTGAAATATGGACGAATTGAAACGGGAATTAAACTGAGAAACAGAAGCATCCCAACCAATATGAACTTTATTCCCGGTGCGAATTCTGTTCTGGATGTCAATGCGGGAGGCTGGGCAACTTACAAAGAACTGATTCCGGCAGTGTATGGAAACTACGTTTTTGAAAATGAAAAGTGGGAAGCAGAACTTGGCGTAAGATTGGAGTATGTAAAAGTACAATACGATGTAAACCCCAATCATCCCACCTACAAAAG
The Chryseobacterium sp. W4I1 DNA segment above includes these coding regions:
- a CDS encoding PepSY-like domain-containing protein, which encodes MKKIVFLLTMTALAALFNAQKVQQKEVPASVQKSFQKQFPTVKEVKWEKENGNYEAGFKSKEAETTVVIDPFGKILETENEIGINALSVPIKSYLAKNYPHQKIKEAAKITDAKGVVTYEAEMKGKDLIFDSKGNFLREIKN
- a CDS encoding TonB-dependent receptor domain-containing protein — protein: MTNEEGRFSLVGIKPGNYQLEFSFSGFRKQTQPFFVGSHSEFLEIPPVELEQIKEEKETKIDEVTITASKKNELSSQLDKKTYSLADNISQSGGSVLQSMQNLPGITVQDNKVQLRGNDKVTVLIDGKQTAMTGFGSQSGLDNIPSSAIDKIEIINNPSSKYDANGNAGIINIIMKKNKQNGWNGKIGFTYGTGSYWVRKENLPTIRPQYTVTPKINPSVSLNYRKDKVNIFMQADNLYTETLNKNEFVTRTYDDGTIINSQLKRNRNTNYLTTKAGVDWNIDAQNTLTVSGLYGSEKIIDRGDQPFFNGDLSQRLRLWQFLEDELKTTVMGTASYQHKFKEAGHVLNVGFNYTFHREDEKYFYDNYLPASTGTDAFKLLSDEQVYDFNVDYIKPLKYGRIETGIKLRNRSIPTNMNFIPGANSVLDVNAGGWATYKELIPAVYGNYVFENEKWEAELGVRLEYVKVQYDVNPNHPTYKSDSYNYTQPFPNLRLAYKLNDHNKLSIFYNRRVDRPNEVDIRIFPKYDDAEIIKVGNPGLRPQFTNSIEMGHKYNWNNGYLYSALYHRFADGTISRISSTVPGSTLIYAVFQNAGKSYNSGLEMIWNQKISKLYSFNVNGNIYRNQIKAFIVENLYPQPNIFSANRQTAVSGNIKLNNIFKFSNGFDAQLTAVYLAPDIIPQGRIGSRFSMDMGVKKSVQNGKGEIFLNAADLLNTMVIKKKIQGNGFAYTSDDYYETQVIRLGYSYKF